A segment of the Pseudomonas serboccidentalis genome:
TGGCCAGATCTTCGCGCGCCTTGCCGCCCTCGGCGTGGAGTGGGTGCAGATCGACGAGCCGATTCTGGTGCTCGATCTGCCGCAGGACTGGAAGAACGCCTTCGAGCGTGCCTACAACCAGATCCAGCGTGACCCGCTGAAAAAACTCCTCGCCACCTACTTCGGTGGCCTGGAAGAAAACCTCGGCCTGGCCGCCAATCTGCCGGTCGACGGTTTGCACATCGACCTGGTGCGCGCCCCGGAACAGTACCCGACCATCCTTGATCGTTTGCCGGCGTACAAGGTGTTGTCGCTGGGCATGGTCAATGGCCGTAACGTCTGGCGCTGCGATCTGGAGAACGCGCTCGCGACGTTGCAGCATGCGCATGAGCGCCTGGGCGATCGCCTGTGGGTCGCGCCATCGTGCTCGCTGTTGCACAGCCCGGTGGACCTGAGCCGCGAAGACCAACTCGATGCCGAGCTGAAAAGCTGGCTGGCGTTTGCCGTGCAGAAGTGCGAGGAAGTCGCGCTGCTGGCCCAGGCCGTCAATCAGCCGGAAGCGCCGAAAGTGCTGCGGGCCTTGACCCAAAGCCGCTCGGTACAGACCAGTCGCGCCGCCTCGCCACGTATTCACAAACCCGCCGTGCAGGCCCGTGTTGCGGCCATTACGGCGCAGGACAGCCAGCGCCAATCGCCGTTTAGCCAGCGCATTGGCAAACAACGCGCCGGCCTCAACCTGCCGCTGTTCCCGACCACCACCATCGGTTCGTTTCCGCAGACCGCGTCGATTCGTCTGGCGCGCCAGTCATTCAAGCAAGGCAAGCTCAGCGAAGCCGAATACACCGAAGCCATGTACAGCGAGATCCGCCACGCGGTGGAGATCCAGGAGCAACTGGGCCTCGATGTGCTGGTGCACGGGGAAGCCGAGCGCAACGACATGGTCGAGTACTTTGCCGAGCAACTGGATGGCTACGTGTTCACCCGTTTCGGCTGGGTGCAGAGCTACGGTTCACGCTGCGTGAAACCGGCGGTGATCTTTGGTGACCTGAGCCGTCCGAAGGCCATGACCGTGGAGTGGATCCGCTACGCCCAAAGCCTGACCGACAAAGTCATGAAAGGCATGTTGACGGGACCTGTGACCATGCTGATGTGGTCGTTCCCCCGCGAAGACGTGTCCCGCGAGGTGCAGGCGCGGCAACTGGCGCTGGCGATTCGTGATGAAGTGGTGGATCTGGAAGCCGCCGGGATCAGGATCGTGCAGATCGACGAAGCCGCGTTCCGCGAAGGCCTGCCGTTGCGCCGGGCGCAGTGGCAGCATTATCTGGACTGGGCCACCGAAGTGTTCCGTTTGTGCGCGTCGGGGGTGCGTGACGAAACCCAGATCCACACCCACATGTGCTACAGCGAGTTCAACGATGTGATCGAGTCCATCGCGGCGATGGACGCCGACGTGATCACCATCGAAACCTCGCGCTCGGACATGGAACTGCTCGACGCTTTCGAAGCTTTCGCCTATCCGAACGAGATCGGCCCGGGCGTCTACGACATTCACTCGCCGCGAGTGCCGGATGCATCGGAAATGGTCAACTTGCTGCGCAAGGCTGCCCAGCGTATTCCGCCAGAGCGGTTGTGGGTCAACCCGGACTGCGGCTTGAAAACCCGTGGCTGGCCGGAGACTGAAGCGGCGCTGGTGCACATGGTCACGGCGGCTCGCCAGTTGCGCAAAGAACTGGCCTGAGGAGACAACCAAAACCCATTGTGGGAGCGAGCAAGCTCGCTCCCACAATGGGTTTTGTTGAGTGTCAGTGACGACTCATCAAACCGTGCAGCACACCGAGGCGCAAACCCGGTTCCGACGGGGCCATCTGTGAAATGCCGAACACCTTGAACGCCGCCAGCATCAGCACCAGCCCACCCGGAAGGATGCTCTGGCGATGCGGCTGCAAGCCGGCCAGTTTCAATTGCTGAACGTTCTTCACTTTCAGCAGCAGGAGCGACAGGCGCAACAGTCCGCCATAGGTAATGCCGTCCTGGCCCAAGTCATTCAAGCGATTGGCCTTGAGCACTTTCGCCAGCATGCGCGCAGTGCCCGATGAACCAATGGTCTGTTGCCAGCCCTGCGCGCGGTAGCGGCGGGCGACTTTTTCGAATTGCAGGATGGCGACGCGCTCGGCTTCTTGCAGCGCACCGGGAGCGATACGCCCGTCGGGGAAATAGCGTGCGCCAAGGGTGCCGCTGCCGATGGCGATGCTCTCGGTGAGCAGCGGTTGCGCGCCCTGGCCGAGAATCAGTTCGGTGGAGCCGCCGCCGATGTCGACCACCAGTCGCAGGTCTTGCGCGCTTGGCAGCGAATGGGCGACGCCGGCGTACACCAGGCGCGCCTCTTCATGGCCGGAGATGACGTCGATGCGAAAGCCCAGATGGCGTTCGGCGCTGTCCAGAAACAACTGCGCATTGTCGGCCTCGCGCACGGCGCTGGTCGCCACCGCGCGAACCTTGCCGGCCTCGAACCCGCGCAGTTTCTTGCCGAAGCGCGCCAGCGCCTGCCAGCCACGATCCAGAGCCATTGCATCCAGCGCGCCGCCGTCGAATCCCTCGGCCAGCCGCACCGGCTCACGCAAGGTTTTGACCTCCTGAATCATGAAGCCTTTTCGGCTGCGTACCGACTGGCCGATCATCATGCGAAACGCATTCGAACCCAGGTCGATGGCGGCAAACAGCGAGGCGTCTTCTTTCATGGGAATCCTTGCAAAACGTCCGTCGAAGGCTCAAGACGGTTTGCGAGGATTCTGCCGCTGACTTGATGACAGCCTGATGACGGGGCAGGGGCGGTTCAATGAATGTGCGGCTGTCATGACGCTGTCATGTTCCGGCGTCTATGCTCAACCCAATACATCGCGTGTTCTTAAAGTTTTTGCTGCCTCTTTTGGCAGCTTTTTTTTGCCTGCGATTTGATGCACTGCATTCTGTAGGAGCTGCCGCAGGCTGCGATCTTTTGACTTTGGTTTTTATAAACAAAAGCAAGATCAAAAGATCGTCCGATCGCGCCCCGAGCCTGCGGCAGCTCCTACAGGGTTGGTTTGCAATTTTCCATGAGAGTTGGCTAATATACGATCCATATACACTTCGTATCGGATTCGGATATGGGCATCGTAAAGATTTCAGAAGACATGCACGAAAACCTGCGCATCTCCAGCAACGCGCTCAGCCGCTCGATCAATGCGCAGGCCGAGCACTGGATGCGCATCGGCATGCTCGCCGAACTGCACCCCAACCTCGACCACAGCGCCATTTGCCGCTTGCTGATCCGCGCCGAACAGAGCGGCGGGCTGGATCTGCATCAACTGACTCAGGAAGCCGTCAGCGCATGAGAAACCAGATCAAGATCAACACCCCCGCCGAAATCGCTCAGTCGCGTGCTGCCGGCAAACTCGCCGCTGAAGTCCTGGCGATGCTGGTGCCGCATGTGAAGGCCGGCGTGACCACCGATGAGTTGGATCGCCTGTGCAACGACTACATCGTCAATGTGCAAAAGGCGATTCCAGCCAACGTCGGTTATCACGGCTTCCCGAAAACCGTCTGCGCCTCGGTCAACGACGTGGTGTGCCACGGCATTCCTTCGGGCACACCGTTGCAGGACGGCGATATCGTCAACCTCGACATCGCGGTGATCAAGGACGGCTGGTTCGGCGACACCAGTCGCATGTACGTGGTCGGCGAGGCGACCCCTGAGGCGCAGCACCTGATCAAGACCACCTACGACGCCATGTGCGCCGGCATCCGTCTGGTGCGCCCGGGCGCGACGCTGGGCGATATCGGCCATGCGATCCAGAGCCTGGCGGAGAAGGAAGGTTTCAGCGTGGTGCGCGAGTATTGCGGCCACGGCATTGGCAAGGTCTATCACGATGAACCGCAGATCCTGCATTACGGTTTTCCGAATCAGGGCATGAAGCTCAAGGCGGGGATGATCTTCACCGTCGAACCGATGCTCAATGCCGGTAAGCGCCATGTGAAGAACATGCCGGACGGCTGGACCGTGCTGACCAAGGATGGCTCGTTGTCGGCGCAGTGGGAGCACATGGTGGCGGTGACCGAGACGGGTTTCGAAATCCTCACGGCGTGGCCGGACGAAGTTGAAGGTTTCGCGCCCATCGTCTGAAAAAAGGGCCACCGCAGCCCGACGCTGTGTGACCCGAGGGTGATAGACAGTTTCCTTGTAGGAGTGAGCCTGCTCGCGATAACGGTGTGCCAGACAACAACTATGTTGAATGTCAGTCCGCTATCGCGAGCAGGCTCACTCCTACAGGGGGATCTGGTGTCAGGGAAATATCAGTGGGCGCCGGCCGCTTTGTTGAGGTCGCTTTCGGTCCACTCGGTGTACACGCAGGCATCCGCCGTGGCCCAGCGCACCCGCACCGAATCCCCAGCCTTGAGCGGCATGCCCGCCGCCGACAACGCCTTCACCTTCATCGAAGTCCCGCCCGACGTGACCACGCTGCAGGTCTGGCTCTCGCCCAGAAACAACACCTCGACGACCTTCGCCGACACCTCATTCCAACCCGCCACCAACGGCTCATCGCTGGCCTGCTGCACGCTCAGCGCCAGGGCTTTCTCCGGCCGCACCATCAGCAGCACATCCTGATCGGTGTGCAATCCGGCGGTCAGTCGTATCGACAGCGACTGCCCCTCAAAACTCGCCGCCGCATTCCCGTGCGCCTTGAGCTTGAGGAAGTTCGAGTTGCCGAGGAACGAGGCGACAAACGCATTCGGCGGGTTCTGGTACAGGTCATACCCGCTGCCCAGGCCGACAATCTTGCCGTGACTGAAAATCGCGATGCGCTGTGACAGGCGCATGGCTTCTTCCTGATCGTGGGTCACGTAGACGATGGTGATGCCCAGACGCCGATGCAGCTGGCGCAGTTCATCCTGCAGATCCTCACGCAGTTTCTTGTCCAGTGCACCGAGCGGTTCGTCCATCAACAGAATGCGCGGTTCATAGACCAGCGCCCGGGCGATGGCGACCCGTTGCTGCTGACCGCCGGACAGTTGCGAAGGGCGGCGATGAGCGAATTGCTCAAGCTGCACCAGTTTCAACATCGCATCGACACGCTTGTCACGTTCGGCGGCAGCGAGTTTGCGGATCGCCAGCGGGAAGGCGATGTTGTCGCGCACCGACAGGTGCGGGAACAGCGAGTAACGCTGGAACACCATGCCGATGTCGCGCTTGTGCGGTGGCACGTTGACCAGCGACTGGCCGTTGACGAGGATCTCGCCGCTGCTCGGCGTTTCGAACCCGGCGAGCATCGACAGCGTGGTGCTTTTGCCTGAGCCGCTGGAGCCGAGAAAGGTCAGGAACTCGCCGTCCTTGATATCCAGCGAGATGTTGTCGACGGCGGCAAAGTCGCCGTAGTGCTTGTTCAGGTTGCGCAGGCTGACCAGGGGTTTGTCGGTCTGCTGGGAGGCGTCTTTGATCACGGCACTCATGTCGTACTCCTGGGCGCTCAGGCGCTGATTTCGTTGCGCCGGCGCAGTGCGGCGGCGATCACCATGACCAATACCGACAGGCCGATCAGCAGCGTCGAAGCGACGGCGATCACCGGTGTCAGGTCCTGGCGCAGGGTGGTCCACATTTTCACGGGAAGGGTTTGCAGGGTGGGACTTGCCATCATCACGCTGAGCACCACTTCGTCCCATGAAACGAGGAAGGCGAAGAGGGCGCCGGCGACCATGCCCGGACGGATCGCCGGGAAGGTCACCTTGAACACCGCTTGCAGGCGTGAGGCGCCGCAGATCACCGCCGCGTCTTCAATCGACTGATCGAACAGCTTCAGCGAGTTGATGATCGAGATGATGGTGAATGGCAGCGCGACGATCACATGGCTGACCACGAAGGCGAACATGGTCCCGGTGTAGCCGAGCTTGAGAAACAGCGCGTACACCGCCACGGCGATGATCACCAGCGGCACGATCATCGGCAGGGTGAACAGACCATAGAGCATTTCCCGACCGGGAAAACGCCCGCGTACCAGCGCAAACGCGGTCGGCAAACCGAGGGCCACGGCGCAGATCGTGGTCAACACGGCGACCTTGAGGCTGGCCGCGGCGGCGTTCATCCAGTCGGCGTTGGAGAAGAACTGGCCGTACCATTTCAGCGTCCACCCCGGTGGCGGGAAGACCAGCCACTGCGAGGAGCCGAACGACAGCAGAACGATGAACACGATCGGCAACAGCAGGAACAGACCGATCAGCCCGGTGGTGGCATAGAGGCCGAAACGCATCCGGCGGCTCATGGCATTGGGAGTCAGGAGCATCTCGGCTTACCTCGCGTTGCTGGCGCCAACCGGGGATTCCGGCTGAAGCTTCAGGTAGAAGTAGAACAGCACCAGGGTGATCGCGATCAGCAATGCGGCGCCGGCACTGGCCAGGCCCCAGTTGAGGAACGATTGCACCTGCTGAATGATGAACTCCGGCAGCATCATGTTCTGCGCCCCGCCGAGCAGCGCCGGGGTGACGTAGTAACCGAGCGACATCACGAACACCATCAACCCGCCGGACGCCAGACCCGGCCGGCACAGCGGCAGGAACACCCGGAAGAAGTTGGTCCACGGACTGGCACCGCAGATCGAGCCGGCCTGCAGGATCATCGGGTCGATGGCCTGCATGGTCGCCTGCAACGGCAGGACGATGAACGGGATCATGATGTAGCTCATGCCGATCACCACGCCGGTCAGGTTGTGCACCATTTCCAGCGGCTGATCGATGATGCCCATGGCCATGAGCGCCTTGTTGATCACCCCCGAGGCTTGCAGCAGCACCAGCCACGAATAGGTGCGGGCGAGCAGGCTGGTCCACATCGACAACAGCACGATGTTGAGGATCCAGCGCCCCCAGCCGCGTGGCACCAAAGTGATCGCCCAGGCCAGCGGAAAGCCCAGCAACAGGCTGAAGATCGTCACCAGCCCGGCCACCGAAAAGGTGTTGAGCAGCACCCGGGCGTACGCCGAGTTAGCGAACAGTTGTTCATAGTTGCCAAGGCCCGGGGTTGGTTCCAGCACACCGCGCAACAGCAGGCCAATCAACGGCGCGAGAAAGAACAGGCCGAGGAACAGCAGCGCCGGCAGGAGGTTGCCGGCGCCACGCCAGCGTTGCTTGAAGGACGGGGCTTGCGCCATTGCACTGGCCTTGCCGAGGGCCGGACCGGCAGCGCTCGCGGCGCTCCCGGTGGCAGTGGAGGGACGGGACGCAGCGGCCGCCATTTTCATTTGACCAGCCATTCGTTCCACCGTGTCGCGATGGCTTGACCGTTCTTGGCCCAGTACGCGAAATCAAGAGTGATCTGATCCTTAGCGTAGGCAGTCGGCAGGTTCGGGGCCAGCACCGAGTCCAGGCGCGCCACGCTGTCGACGTTGACCGGGGCGTAGGCGGTCAGGTTGGAGAAGTCGGCCTGGCCTTTGGCACTGCTGGCGTTGGCCAGGAACTTCATCGCCGCGTCCTTGTTTTTCGAGCCTTTTGGAATCACCAGAATGTCGGCCATGACCAGGTTCTGCTTCCAGCTCACGCCCACCGGTGCGCCGTCTTCCTGCAGGGCGTGAATGCGACCGTTCCAGAACTGGCCCATGCTCGCTTCACCGGACGCCAGCAGTTGCTGCGACTGCGCGCCGCCGCCCCACCAGACGATGTCTTTCTTGATGGTGTCGAGTTTTTTGAAGGCGCGATCCAGGTCCAGCGGGTAGAGCTTGTCGGCCGGTACGCCATCGGCCAGCAGCGCCAGTTCGAGCACGCCGGGGCTAGGCCATTTGTACAGGGCGCGTTTGCCGGGGTAGGTCTTGGTGTCGAACAGGGCGCTCCAGTCCTGCGGCTTGTTGGCGCCGAGTTTGCCCTCGTTGTAGCCGAGAACGAAGGAGAAGAAGAACGAGCCAACGCCGTAATCGCTGACGAAACGCGGGTCGATCTTGTCGCGCTGGATGACTTTGAAATCGAGGGGTTCGAGCAGACCTTCAGCAGCGGCACGCAAGGCGAAGTCGGCTTCGACATCGACCACGTCCCACTGCACGTTGCCGCTCTCGACCATGGCCTTGAGTTTGCCGTAGTCGGTCGGACCGTCCTGCACCACGGTGATGCCGCTGGCCTTGCTGAACGGATCGGCCCAGGCCTGTTTCTGCGCATCCTGGGTGCTACCGCCCCAGCTGACGAAGTTCACGCTTTCGGCGGCCATTGCAGCCTGGCCGGTCACGCTCAGCAGTCCCGCAAAAAGGATTGCGGTTGCAGCTTTGTTCAACACCATTTTTACGCCCTCATTGTTGTGTTTTTGAGCGGGCTTGCGTTGTTGCCCGCCTGTCGGGAGCAGTAGCTGGACGGTTTTTCAGGTCGCCCGGTCTATGGAATATCATATTATGGTATTCCAAACTTTGTGCAAGCACTTTGCCTTACCGGTTATCTGGAGGCTGTCCTTTTTTGTGGTTCGAAGAAATGGATCTGAAATGCAAAACCCTTGTAGGAGTGAGCCTGCTCGCGATTGCGGTGTATCAGTCAACATCATTGCTGAATGTCACACCGCTATCGCGAGCAGGCTCACTCCTACATTTGGATTTGTGTTTGGTGTGGGTTATTCGCTGAACGGAATGCTCTCAACCACTTCCAGGTCATACCCGGTCAACCCCGCATACTTCAGCGGCGGCCCCAGGTGGCGCAGCTTGCCCACCCCCAGGTTCTGCAGAATCTGCGCCCCGGTGCCCACCTCCGAATAAATCCGCGATTGCGAGCGGCTGAACTGCCGTGGCGGCTGGGTCAATTGCGGCACACGCTCCAGTAACGCCTGCGACGACTCGTGATTGGCCAACACCACGACAACCCCATGGCCTTCAGCCGCGACCCGTTGCAGCGCCGCCCACAGCGTCCAGTTGCTCGGGCCGCTGTACTCGGCACCGACCAGATCACGCAGCGGGTCAATCACATGCACGCGCACCAGCGTCGGCTCTTCGCGGCGCAGATCGCCCATGACCATCGCCATGTGCACGCCACCCTCAATACGGTCTTCAAAGGTGATCAAGCGGAACGTGCCATGCACCGTCGGCAGCTCACGTTCGCCGATGCGTTCGATGGTGTGCTCGGTGCTCAGGCGATAATGGATCAGGTCGGCGATGGTGCCGATCTTGATCCCGTGCTTGCGCGCGAACACTTCCAGGTCCGGGCGGCGAGCCATGGTGCCGTCGTCGTTCATCACCTCGACGATCACCGAGGCGGGGGTGAAGCCGGCGAGGCGCGCCAGATCGCAACCGGCTTCGGTGTGGCCGGCGCGGGTCAGCACGCCGCCTTCCTTGGCGCGCAGCGGGAAGATGTGCCCGGGTTGCACGAGGTCTTCGGCGCGGGCGTCCTTGGCCACCGCGGCAGCGACCGTACGCGCGCGGTCAGCTGCCGAAATGCCGGTGGTCACGCCGACCGCCGCTTCAATCGACACGGTGAACGCGGTGCTGAACACGCTGCCATTGCTCGGCACCATTTGCTCCAGGCCCAGACGCTGGCAGTGTTCGTCGGTCAGCGTCAGGCAGATCAACCCGCGTGCTTCGCGGGCCATGAAGCTGATCGCCTCGGGTGTGCAGCTGTCGGCGGCCAGCAGCAGGTCGCCTTCGTTTTCCCGATCTTCGTCATCGACCAGCAGGACCATTTTGCCGAGGCGATAATCTTCGATGATTTCTTCGATGCTGTTGAAGGCCATGCTGGACTCTCAGGGTTTGTTGGAAATAATATTGGTATACCATAATACAAAATCAACAAAGAGGTCACTATGAAGGCGTACTGGATTGCCCATGTGGATGTGGCGGATGCCGAGCACTACAGCCAATACACCCAGCGCGCGCCGAAGGCGTTCACCGAGTACGGCGCGAAGTTTCTGGCCAGAGGCGGGCGCAGCGAAGCGCTGGAAGGCAGGGCTACCCCTCAGCGTAGTGTGGTGATCGAATTCGAAAGCTACGAGCAGGCACTGGCGTGCTACCACTCGGCGGCGTATCAGGAAGCGAAACGTTATCGCGAGGAATGGGCGAGGGCGGAGATCATCATCGTCGAAGGCATTGCCCCACTCTAAGCAACACCACCACACCCTGTAGGAGCTGCCGAAGGCTGCGATCTTTTGATCTTGCTTTTAAAAACAGGATCAAAAGATCGCAGCCTTCGGCAGCTCCTACAGGGATCGGGTAGCGCTTGAAGTCAGCGGATAAAGTGGATCTTCCCGCTGTCATCATTGCCCATGTAGATCCCATACACCCCGGCCTGACGTTCCTCGATGTAGCGCTCGAGGATCTGCCGGATCGCCGGGTAGTAGATCTGCTCCCACGGGATGTCTTCGGGGGCGAAGAACTTGTAGTCCAGGGTCTCGGGGCCGAACTGGCCGGTGATCTCCAGCGCGATGGCGCGGAAGATGATGTACACCTCGCTGATCTTCGGCACGCTGAAAATCGAGTACGGCGAGAGGATTTCCGCACGCACGCCGCTTTCTTCCCAGACTTCACGCAGCGCCGCCTGCTCGGTGGTTTCGCCGCTTTCCATGAAGCCGGCCGGCAGGGTCCAGGTGCCCGGGCGCGGTGGGATCGCCCGTTGGCACAAGAGGTATTTGCCGTCCTGCTCGATGATGCAGCCGGCGATGATCTTCGGATTGACGTAGTGGATGTAGCCGCAACCACGGCACATCAGGCGCTCGTGCGTATCGCCCGGCGGCACCTGCTGACCGAGGTCAGGGCCACCGCATTTCGGGCAAAAGCTCGGGCTGAACATGTCAGTGACCTATGCGCGGTTCTTTCAGCGCGATGGGCGGGGTGATGTTCGGCGTGGCGCCGGTCTCTTCCTGTTTGCGCTTGAGGTAGTCGAGGGCCACGGCCGCTGCGGCGCGTACGTGATCGACACAGGCCTGATGCGCCGCCAGCGGATCGCCGCTCTTGATCGCCTCGACCATTTTTTCCATTTCCTGGTTACTCGCGCCGCGCCGGTTTTCCTGGGACACCGAGGTCGCCCGCAGGTAGCTGATGCGCGCTTGCAACTGGCGCAGCTGAGTGGCCGCGACATGGTTGCCCGAGCCTTCGAGCAGCACGTCGTAGAAACCCTGCACCGAGTCGATCACCTGTTGCAGCTCGCCGTCCTTGAGCGCCTTGCGGTTCTCGTCGAGGGCTTTTTCCAGGGCCTTGATGTCCTTGGCCTTGGCGCGCAGGGTGAACAGCTGCACGATCAGGCCTTCGAGTACACAGCGCAGCTCATAGATGTCGACCGCATCGGCGAGGGTGATGATCGCCACGCGCGGACCCTTGGCGTCAGCGAACTCCACCAGGCCTTCGGATTCGAGGTGACGCAAGGCTTCGCGCACCGACGTGCGGCTGACACCGAGGCGATCGCACAGATCGCGCTCCACCAGACGATCCCCTGGCATGAGCTGGAAATTCATGATCGCGCTACGCAGTTTATCCAGCACGATTTCGCGCAGGGTGACGGGGTTGCGATTGACCTTGAAGCTGTCGTCGAGTGGCTGGCGTTTCATGGGGTCCGCTCTTGATGTTGGCTGTCCATGCCAGACGGGCATCTAAACAGCCGAGGGGTTAACTGGAGGCCTCGGCGTCGGCTTCGGCGAAGGCTTCACGGGCGAGCCGGAAACTGTCCACGGCTGCCGGGACGCCGCAATAAATACCGACCTGAAGCAGAATTTCGCGTATTTGCTCACGACTCAGGCCGTTACGCAAGGCGCCGCGCACATGCAGCTTGAGTTCATGCGGACGGTTGAGCGCCGAGATCATCGCCAGGTTGATCATGCTGCGCTCCTTGAGCGACAAACCCTCGCGCCCCCAGACATGGCCCCAGCAGTATTCGGTGACCATTTCCTGCAGCGGACGGGTGAAGTCGTCGGCATTGTCGATGGAGCGCTGCACGTAGGCTTCGCCCAGCACCTGAGTGCGGATCTTCAGGCCTTTTTCGTACTTCTCGTTACTCATAAATCCTCCTCACAACACATATCCCTTGCGTAGGAGCTGCCGAAGGCTGCGATCTTTTGATTTTGATTTTCACGAGCAAGATCAAAAGATCGCAGCCTTCGGCAGCTCCTACAGGGATTTGTGTGAATCCGTCAGGCCAGGGTTGGCAACGGGCCGAGCTTGCCCTTGTGGTAGATCATCGGCGTCACCGGTTGCTCGGGCAGGATCAGGTTCTTCACCGCGCCGACGATGATTGCGTGGTCACCACCGTCGTATTCACGCCACAACTCGCACTCGATGATCGCCGTGGCCTTGGCCAGGATCGGGTTACCGAGTTCGCTCAGATGCCACTCGATGTCCTTGGCCTTGTCCTTGCCTTTACCGGCGAAGGCATAGGC
Coding sequences within it:
- the metE gene encoding 5-methyltetrahydropteroyltriglutamate--homocysteine S-methyltransferase codes for the protein MALAHSLGFPRIGRDRELKKAQEAFWKGELNEAGLREVGRELRKAHWDLQKNAGIELLPVGDFAWYDQVLTHSLMFGVIPERFRPHDGKATLQTLFGMARGVSDSCCGGAHAQEMTKWFDTNYHYLVPEFSADQQFQLGWEQLFEEVEEARALGHTVKPVVLGPLTYLWLGKAKGGEFDKLELLDRLLPLYGQIFARLAALGVEWVQIDEPILVLDLPQDWKNAFERAYNQIQRDPLKKLLATYFGGLEENLGLAANLPVDGLHIDLVRAPEQYPTILDRLPAYKVLSLGMVNGRNVWRCDLENALATLQHAHERLGDRLWVAPSCSLLHSPVDLSREDQLDAELKSWLAFAVQKCEEVALLAQAVNQPEAPKVLRALTQSRSVQTSRAASPRIHKPAVQARVAAITAQDSQRQSPFSQRIGKQRAGLNLPLFPTTTIGSFPQTASIRLARQSFKQGKLSEAEYTEAMYSEIRHAVEIQEQLGLDVLVHGEAERNDMVEYFAEQLDGYVFTRFGWVQSYGSRCVKPAVIFGDLSRPKAMTVEWIRYAQSLTDKVMKGMLTGPVTMLMWSFPREDVSREVQARQLALAIRDEVVDLEAAGIRIVQIDEAAFREGLPLRRAQWQHYLDWATEVFRLCASGVRDETQIHTHMCYSEFNDVIESIAAMDADVITIETSRSDMELLDAFEAFAYPNEIGPGVYDIHSPRVPDASEMVNLLRKAAQRIPPERLWVNPDCGLKTRGWPETEAALVHMVTAARQLRKELA
- a CDS encoding Ppx/GppA family phosphatase, which produces MKEDASLFAAIDLGSNAFRMMIGQSVRSRKGFMIQEVKTLREPVRLAEGFDGGALDAMALDRGWQALARFGKKLRGFEAGKVRAVATSAVREADNAQLFLDSAERHLGFRIDVISGHEEARLVYAGVAHSLPSAQDLRLVVDIGGGSTELILGQGAQPLLTESIAIGSGTLGARYFPDGRIAPGALQEAERVAILQFEKVARRYRAQGWQQTIGSSGTARMLAKVLKANRLNDLGQDGITYGGLLRLSLLLLKVKNVQQLKLAGLQPHRQSILPGGLVLMLAAFKVFGISQMAPSEPGLRLGVLHGLMSRH
- a CDS encoding ParD-like family protein, producing the protein MGIVKISEDMHENLRISSNALSRSINAQAEHWMRIGMLAELHPNLDHSAICRLLIRAEQSGGLDLHQLTQEAVSA
- the map gene encoding type I methionyl aminopeptidase, coding for MRNQIKINTPAEIAQSRAAGKLAAEVLAMLVPHVKAGVTTDELDRLCNDYIVNVQKAIPANVGYHGFPKTVCASVNDVVCHGIPSGTPLQDGDIVNLDIAVIKDGWFGDTSRMYVVGEATPEAQHLIKTTYDAMCAGIRLVRPGATLGDIGHAIQSLAEKEGFSVVREYCGHGIGKVYHDEPQILHYGFPNQGMKLKAGMIFTVEPMLNAGKRHVKNMPDGWTVLTKDGSLSAQWEHMVAVTETGFEILTAWPDEVEGFAPIV
- a CDS encoding ABC transporter ATP-binding protein; this encodes MSAVIKDASQQTDKPLVSLRNLNKHYGDFAAVDNISLDIKDGEFLTFLGSSGSGKSTTLSMLAGFETPSSGEILVNGQSLVNVPPHKRDIGMVFQRYSLFPHLSVRDNIAFPLAIRKLAAAERDKRVDAMLKLVQLEQFAHRRPSQLSGGQQQRVAIARALVYEPRILLMDEPLGALDKKLREDLQDELRQLHRRLGITIVYVTHDQEEAMRLSQRIAIFSHGKIVGLGSGYDLYQNPPNAFVASFLGNSNFLKLKAHGNAAASFEGQSLSIRLTAGLHTDQDVLLMVRPEKALALSVQQASDEPLVAGWNEVSAKVVEVLFLGESQTCSVVTSGGTSMKVKALSAAGMPLKAGDSVRVRWATADACVYTEWTESDLNKAAGAH
- a CDS encoding ABC transporter permease, whose protein sequence is MLLTPNAMSRRMRFGLYATTGLIGLFLLLPIVFIVLLSFGSSQWLVFPPPGWTLKWYGQFFSNADWMNAAAASLKVAVLTTICAVALGLPTAFALVRGRFPGREMLYGLFTLPMIVPLVIIAVAVYALFLKLGYTGTMFAFVVSHVIVALPFTIISIINSLKLFDQSIEDAAVICGASRLQAVFKVTFPAIRPGMVAGALFAFLVSWDEVVLSVMMASPTLQTLPVKMWTTLRQDLTPVIAVASTLLIGLSVLVMVIAAALRRRNEISA
- a CDS encoding ABC transporter permease — translated: MKMAAAASRPSTATGSAASAAGPALGKASAMAQAPSFKQRWRGAGNLLPALLFLGLFFLAPLIGLLLRGVLEPTPGLGNYEQLFANSAYARVLLNTFSVAGLVTIFSLLLGFPLAWAITLVPRGWGRWILNIVLLSMWTSLLARTYSWLVLLQASGVINKALMAMGIIDQPLEMVHNLTGVVIGMSYIMIPFIVLPLQATMQAIDPMILQAGSICGASPWTNFFRVFLPLCRPGLASGGLMVFVMSLGYYVTPALLGGAQNMMLPEFIIQQVQSFLNWGLASAGAALLIAITLVLFYFYLKLQPESPVGASNAR
- a CDS encoding ABC transporter substrate-binding protein: MVLNKAATAILFAGLLSVTGQAAMAAESVNFVSWGGSTQDAQKQAWADPFSKASGITVVQDGPTDYGKLKAMVESGNVQWDVVDVEADFALRAAAEGLLEPLDFKVIQRDKIDPRFVSDYGVGSFFFSFVLGYNEGKLGANKPQDWSALFDTKTYPGKRALYKWPSPGVLELALLADGVPADKLYPLDLDRAFKKLDTIKKDIVWWGGGAQSQQLLASGEASMGQFWNGRIHALQEDGAPVGVSWKQNLVMADILVIPKGSKNKDAAMKFLANASSAKGQADFSNLTAYAPVNVDSVARLDSVLAPNLPTAYAKDQITLDFAYWAKNGQAIATRWNEWLVK
- the ribBA gene encoding bifunctional 3,4-dihydroxy-2-butanone-4-phosphate synthase/GTP cyclohydrolase II translates to MAFNSIEEIIEDYRLGKMVLLVDDEDRENEGDLLLAADSCTPEAISFMAREARGLICLTLTDEHCQRLGLEQMVPSNGSVFSTAFTVSIEAAVGVTTGISAADRARTVAAAVAKDARAEDLVQPGHIFPLRAKEGGVLTRAGHTEAGCDLARLAGFTPASVIVEVMNDDGTMARRPDLEVFARKHGIKIGTIADLIHYRLSTEHTIERIGERELPTVHGTFRLITFEDRIEGGVHMAMVMGDLRREEPTLVRVHVIDPLRDLVGAEYSGPSNWTLWAALQRVAAEGHGVVVVLANHESSQALLERVPQLTQPPRQFSRSQSRIYSEVGTGAQILQNLGVGKLRHLGPPLKYAGLTGYDLEVVESIPFSE